One stretch of Zingiber officinale cultivar Zhangliang chromosome 6B, Zo_v1.1, whole genome shotgun sequence DNA includes these proteins:
- the LOC121988394 gene encoding probable calcium-binding protein CML7, protein MGKEPTDEQVASMKEAFNLFDTDGDGRIAASELGILMRSLGGNPTQAQLKEIAATEGLTDPFDFPRFLDLMRKYLRPEPFDRQLRDAFRVLDKDSTGKVSVADLRHVLTSIGEKLEPAEFDEWIREVEVGPDGTIQYEDFIVRMVAK, encoded by the coding sequence ATGGGGAAGGAGCCGACGGATGAGCAGGTGGCGTCGATGAAGGAGGCCTTCAACCTGTTCGACACCGACGGCGACGGCCGGATCGCCGCGTCGGAGCTTGGCATCCTGATGCGCTCCCTTGGCGGCAACCCGACCCAGGCCCAGCTCAAGGAGATCGCCGCCACCGAGGGCCTTACCGACCCCTTCGACTTCCCCCGATTTCTCGATCTCATGCGCAAGTACCTCCGCCCCGAGCCCTTCGACCGCCAGCTCCGCGATGCCTTTCGCGTCCTCGACAAGGATTCCACCGGCAAAGTCTCCGTTGCTGACCTACGCCACGTACTCACCAGCATCGGCGAGAAACTTGAGCCCGCTGAGTTTGATGAGTGGATCCGCGAGGTGGAGGTCGGCCCCGACGGTACTATTCAATACGAAGACTTCATTGTTCGCATGGTCGCCAAGTGA